From Tiliqua scincoides isolate rTilSci1 chromosome 2, rTilSci1.hap2, whole genome shotgun sequence, the proteins below share one genomic window:
- the AICDA gene encoding single-stranded DNA cytosine deaminase, which produces MDSVLMKQKKFLYHFKNLRWAKGRHETYLCYVVKRRDSATSCSLDFGYLRNKSGCHVEVIFLRYISAWDLDPKHCYRITWFTSWSPCYDCARHVADFLRAYPNLTLRIFASRLYFCEDRNAEPEGLRRLHRAGAQIAVMSFRDYFYCWNTFVDNRNRTFKAWEGLQENSVRLARKLRRILLPLYEIDDLRDAFRILGL; this is translated from the exons cGTCCTTATGAAACAAAAGAAGTTCCTCTACCACTTCAAGAACCTGCGCTGGGCCAAAGGGCGTCATGAAACATACCTTTGCTATGTGGTGAAGCGGCGGGACAGTGCCACTTCCTGTTCCCTGGACTTTGGATATCTGCGCAATAAG TCAGGCTGCCATGTTGAAGTTATCTTCCTGCGCTATATCTCTGCTTGGGACCTGGATCCAAAGCACTGCTATCGGATCACCTGGTTCACCTCATGGAGCCCCTGTTACGACTGTGCCCGGCACGTGGCTGACTTCCTGCGTGCCTATCCAAACCTGACTCTGCGCATCTTTGCGTCCCGCCTGTACTTCTGTGAGGATCGCAATGCTGAGCCTGAAGGGTTGCGACGCCTCCATCGCGCAGGAGCACAGATTGCCGTTATGAGCTTCAGAG ATTACTTTTACTGCTGGAACACCTTTGTAGACAACCGCAACAGGACCTTCAAAGCATGGGAAGGCCTTCAAGAAAACTCTGTCCGTCTTGCAAGAAAGCTCCGTCGTATCCTCTTG CCACTTTATGAGATTGACGACTTGCGAGATGCCTTCCGAATCCTTGGCCTTTAA